The following nucleotide sequence is from Psychroflexus torquis ATCC 700755.
TTAAATTACCTATATAACGAGCATCGATATTTTCGTTTAAGAGATGATCTGCTTGATTAAGACTTATAAAACTTTTAGGATGATGTGCCCATTGGTAGAGTTCTTCAGCATTTTTAATGCTTACAATTTTATCTAACGGAGAATGCATCACTAACAGCGGCTTTTTCAAATCGCTTAAGAAATCTTTGGTACCATTAGCCTTAATATCTTCTAAAAATTGCTTTTTAATCGTAAAATCTCTACCGCCTATATTTACTAAAGCTTCATTGTTCTTTTCAATTTCCTTAACACTGCTTTTAATTAAATTTTCAACGTGAGAGGGTTGAGATGGACTTGCTATAGTTACAATAGCTTTAATGTTTTGGAGTTTTTTAGCTGCAAATAGAGCAGCAGTACCCCCTAAAGAGTGACCTATCAAGAGCGAAGGAGCCGTATAATTTTCTTCCAGAAATTGAGAAGCCTGAATCAAGTCTTCTACGTCATGAGAAAAATTAGTATTGGCAAAGTCTCCTTCACTCTGCCCTAAGCCAGTAAAGTCGAAGCTTAAAACACCAATCCCTAAATTAGTAAGAGCTAATGAGATTTGTTTTATGACCTTCAGGTTTTTTCCACAGGTAAAACAATGTGCAAAAATAGCGTAAACCTTGGGATCCTGTGTTTTTGGTAAGACCAATTGACCTTTGAGCTCTTCTCCTTTATTATTTTTAAAAGTAACTTTCTGAGGCTTCATATATTTTATCTTAGAATTATTTTTTGAATAAGTTCTCTCCCTAAACTTTCATTCAATCGTTTAATAATTTTAGCTTTTCCGTAACTTAGTTCTTCCCTTAGAGTAGAAGACGATAAGTGAACCGTGAGAATGTTGTTCTTAAAACGAATAGTGTCCGTATAATTTTTCATAGCTGGACCTAGTTCATTCATCCATGCTTTTTCGACATCGACCTTATCCAATCCAGGATTCAATTTGTGTTTTTGTTTAAAAATGTCCATTAAATCTTTCATAGACTGTTCTTCATTAGCTCTTTTATTCTTCATCATCAAGGTTAATTTTCGAATTTTTATGTCGCTTGTAAGTGTATGTGAAATCCTCATCATTTTTCACTACAAACTTATCTTTTTCAATGCTCAATAGTGTTTCAGTCCAAGTGTTGTATTGATTTTCGTAAATCAAGACTAGACTATCACCTGCGTCGTGAATTGTAAAGTTTTCACGATTTTGAGAGGATTTATAATTGCCCAGAAAACTCGGTTGCATTTTTTTTCTAAATCCTTCAGTGTTTTCTACTTGGATATAATCCACCATTAGATTTATCTTATACGATTTTGTTTCGTATGGGGTCTCGGCCTTCTCAATTTCCCAAAAGCCATTGAGATAATGAACGTCTTCTAAGGAGGGTTTTGTGTTGCAAGAGATCATACAACAAAAGCATACTATTAATAGACTAAACTTCATATTCAAGATTTATCATTTTATAGTGATCGGTATTCTTTTTTACAACATTTTCAGTTCTTTCAGGGTGGGTGTCACTTATACACATTTGTCCAAGTTCTGTATCGGTCACCATTTTTACTATTTTAGAAACACGATCTTCATCTAATTTATCGAATATATCATCTAAAAGCAAAATTGGTTTTACACCATAATGAGATTTTAAAAAATCATACTGAGCAAACTTTAAAGCGATAAGGTAAGATTTTTGCTGACCTTGAGATCCAAATTTCTTAACAGAATGGGATTTAATTTTAAAAATCAAATCATCTTTATGGGTTCCGAAATTCGAAAATTGACGTTGCAAATCTGTTTTTAAGCCAAACTTAAGTACTTCCTTAAAGGACTCTCCATTGTTAAATTGGCTTTTGTAGGTTAAACTGATGTCTTCTCTAGAGTTGCTAATTTCCTGATACCTTTTCTTTAGGATAGGCTTGAACTCCTTGATGAATTGTTGACGTTTTTCGAAAATGATTTCGCCAAATTCAATGATTTGGTCATCGTAAACTTCCAAACTGGTTTCATCAAACGTTCTATTGACAGCAAAATACTTAAGCAGTGCATTTCTT
It contains:
- a CDS encoding bifunctional alpha/beta hydrolase/OsmC family protein, whose protein sequence is MKPQKVTFKNNKGEELKGQLVLPKTQDPKVYAIFAHCFTCGKNLKVIKQISLALTNLGIGVLSFDFTGLGQSEGDFANTNFSHDVEDLIQASQFLEENYTAPSLLIGHSLGGTAALFAAKKLQNIKAIVTIASPSQPSHVENLIKSSVKEIEKNNEALVNIGGRDFTIKKQFLEDIKANGTKDFLSDLKKPLLVMHSPLDKIVSIKNAEELYQWAHHPKSFISLNQADHLLNENIDARYIGNLIGNWAAAYLSLQEEDNPALKSKSQSSAILKLKNKFTTHLKIGDYGYIGDEPIDYGGNNYGPTPYDFLTAALAECTAMTLHVFAKHKKWDLQEVKVHVDHEKKKVEQKEGNTIQQDVITKKIEILGNLDESQVKRLVEIGDRCPIHKTLHSDVQISSELIS
- a CDS encoding DUF721 domain-containing protein; the protein is MKNKRANEEQSMKDLMDIFKQKHKLNPGLDKVDVEKAWMNELGPAMKNYTDTIRFKNNILTVHLSSSTLREELSYGKAKIIKRLNESLGRELIQKIILR
- the recF gene encoding DNA replication/repair protein RecF (All proteins in this family for which functions are known are DNA-binding proteins that assist the filamentation of RecA onto DNA for the initiation of recombination or recombinational repair.): MIIKKLSLINYKNFEQLTLEFDSKINCFVGKNGIGKTNVLDAIYHLAFGKSYFNPVTSQNIKHEEEFFMLEGEFLNGEKEERIITSFKRGQGKLIKRNGKEYEKISDHIGTIPLVIISPTDRDLILEGSETRRKFMDGVIAQGDKLYLNTLLKYNKIVSQRNALLKYFAVNRTFDETSLEVYDDQIIEFGEIIFEKRQQFIKEFKPILKKRYQEISNSREDISLTYKSQFNNGESFKEVLKFGLKTDLQRQFSNFGTHKDDLIFKIKSHSVKKFGSQGQQKSYLIALKFAQYDFLKSHYGVKPILLLDDIFDKLDEDRVSKIVKMVTDTELGQMCISDTHPERTENVVKKNTDHYKMINLEYEV